Genomic segment of Bemisia tabaci chromosome 9, PGI_BMITA_v3:
taaggaagaacgccgtatgagcctttagacgttgccaagtttccttcgattttttttatcagtttccAAAGTATGATACAAACACCCATAACGGTGTTAATTATCTTGGTTTTCCAAATATAATAAACTTACAAACTAGCTAacctctaattttattttttaactttccatATATAACCGATTCTCACACATCACCCAGACTACATGTATGCTACTTAAAAATACATAGAtaggaataaaaataagaataaggGGAACCTGGTGCAGGATCTTGCAAGACTTTAGCATGGCTTGTATTTACAAAATTAGTCTAATTTACTGTCTTTCTTCTTAAGTTACTAGTTAACTTTCATTTGAATGCTTATATAATCAACCATCTTTGCCTGCTCCTTGAGGTTACAGTTTAGAAATTTAGAAATTAATCAAAcgaaacaccaaaattgttaCTTCCTTCCTGCATTAGGTTcttccttcgatgaaaaccgaatttactgggctaattgtgaatatttccccccaaatttttcGAACTGTTTTGTACCCAGTTCAatcaaaattatccgaaaatttaaaagaaaaatgtgcataaatatcgtcaaaaatacatgtattatcaagggaaatctggcaactctcgaatgttcatactacgtttttgcttagcacggcagtgcgcgAATGGGACACTGGCACCTCCAGACAGGGTATAGATTGAAGCACTGCGCGACATGTTCTTTAATCATTTCACGAGGGAAAAATATGTCACAAGTGATGTCATTTGTATGATATGactgtgaaattttgtgtcataGAACTGTATGTAGTAATGCCACGTTGGTAGGTTGATTTCCTAAATTCCAGTgggtttttcatttcatttatttttataggCACAATACAAATTTTGCACATAATTACTACTTTTGCTACTTTTGGAAACTTGCAAATGTCTTTAAAAGCTTACTTAAACTGCtaagaaaaaatttatattttatttcaagttGAGAAATAGGATACATCTACAcatgaaagagagaaaaataacgagATTATTACAGAAATAAAAGTGCGTTTCAGAATTATTACAGAAATACAAGTGTTCTTATTCCCTTAGGTTGGACTGTTTTCTACGCgagattttgaagaagaaaacatGTGACGTCTCTTTCTTATTCAGATCACTTTTAGTACTTCATTGAAGTATACAAGGTCATAAAGGATAATTTTCAACTTTCGGAAGACCGTGAAAAAGTCATTTTGGTATTTGtcgattaattttttgaaatgatttttaaaaaaaagaaataaaaaaaatacatgtaaaaaattataaaaaataatgattaaatGATAACTACCAAGAGTAGGTAAAGGTAGTAATGAACATTATCAATATGTATTAATATGACagaaaatgtgatgaaatgTAAAATTCTAGCATAGATTTTGCACTCACAAGCTTCTTTTTTCCTAcatggattttttatttaaaaatagcGCGAAAAATCTTCTAAAAATCAACATATTACTGCATTATCCCATAAAAGCGGATATCGTTTATTTTGATCCTATACGTCTCGTTGACAGCACCACAGTTCCACAGTACATGGTTTCTTACCCACATTGCATGCAAAACGCGTATAGTAAAAATCATATTACTGTACCTAAAAACGTCACAAAAGAGCGAGATATACCACTAGCATTTATTTGTCACAGCAGAGTTCGAGAATTCAAATGTCCCGCTCGTGGTGGATACGAAAACCAAGGAACAATTCGTCGTCGCTCTGACCTTCGTGCGTATCTCAGATtcgacgtgagccttgttttatataaaaatccatgatttctggggctcaagcggaaatcaagatacgcccctatgccagaggagcgacgaattatcggtaaaaataaatgcatataTTTGGGTTAAGCTGCGAATGTAATACGATTTAAAGACTAAAATATTTTACAGAATAGGCTCGCATAAGTTTATAGCTTTGTTAACTTTTTCTTATATAATATTCCCCATTCGTTGTTTTAAATACGATACATTTTACAATTCGTTTTTCAATACCAATATAAATATAagcatctaaaaaattaaaaaaaagaaatcaaatacCGAAATTAAAAACTAGGATTAATAGCTGAATAAAATTGGGCTGAAAAAAGCCGAATCTCTTAAATATATGTAATTACAGATTTGACTAAAGGGCCTCTGTCACTTCGCGATTATAGAATAGTCAAATCGCGATTTTGGGATTTGACTACAACATATATGGATtgctttttgcaaaaaggaaccaggagcctTGCAATATTGCTAACATtgagcaacttcttttgtcttggaagaaaaacctgattatctttTAACAATCTCTAATTTACTCGcgaaaaactgtaaatttgaggcaaaaattaccctgtaaatttcacattttttcatggtttcagtaattttattgcaaaggatgaaaatgcgcaatcttagcatcattgcaattcttctggttccttttttcaaaatgcaatccatatgtatAATGGATCGGAAATAGttgttccttttttatttacttcaatGGGAATTAAGGCTCGTCGTTTCTGAAGCTGCCGAAGCAACCATTACCTCTACTACATGTCCTTGATTTTTGGGACAAGAACTTAGCAAGTCTTTCGGTTggcgattttttcaattttctctggTTCTGTTCCTGTTCCTCCTCAATTATGGGTAGCCCATTCTCATCCAATTTAATCGACTGGAGAGTGCTTACGACGATTTGATTGCCGACGCCGTCcttgagaaaaaagtttttatcGAAGACCTTCACTTCATCTAACGGCCGGGCTAGCGGACACCTATGAAAACATCATTCCTTTTAAAGAGTTTTGAAGTAAAGACACAACGTTCAGGTGGAATTTCAAGATGGAAAAACCGACAATGACAGTTTTGGGAAAAGACCAAGGTGCAATAGTTCGAGATAAGGTCCCCCCagagtaaaaaagtaaaaatgtaagtaagtaaaaaaagtaaaaatttaagtaagtaaaagaaagtaaaaatttaagtaagtaaaaaaaggaaaaatttaagaaagaaaaaacaagtaaaaatttaagtaagtaaaaaaaggaaaaatttaagaaagaaaaaacaagtaaaaatttaagtaagtaaaaaaaggaaaaatttaagaaagaaaaaacaagtaaaaatttaagtaagtaaaaaaaggaaaaatttaagtaagtaaaaaaaagtaaaaatttaagtaagtaaaaaaaggaaaaatttaagaaagaaaaaacaagtaaaaatttaagtaagtaaaaaaaggaaaaatttaagaaagaaaaaacaagtaaaaatttaagtaagtaaaaaaaggaaaaatttaagaaagaaaaaacaagtaaaaatttaagtaagtaaaaaaaggaaaaatttaagtacataaaaaagtaaaaatttaagtaagtaaaaaattaaaaatttaagtaagtaaaaaaagtaagaatttaAGGTCGTATTTATTTGAGAGGGAAATCAACCTTATGATCAGAAATGTCcaattgttttgtttgtttatacAATAGTAACTCCTTGCCTGACTTTGATTTCCTGTTGTGGAtccatttttctgttgtgagaacagaactttggtcgtgggaacagagtactctgtcctcataacggaagcttctgtgactgtcacaaaagaagtgcaggatCCTTgagaacagaactattttttcagcgtacattgaaatgtttcaaaatctcatatcctattttagtttttcgaaggaaactaatatttctattCGAAAATTGCACTATGTCTATGTCAACTTACTTGTATTGCAAGGGATTAGTATGCGTTCGGCCGAAACAAATGTAATTCATCCAGTGAACCTCGTGACATGCGCAGTAATAGTACGGTAGCCTTTTTCCTAAAAGGAGATTAGCGAGGGCGATTGCCTTGTTCTTGTCGTAACCCTCCGGT
This window contains:
- the LOC140225482 gene encoding uncharacterized protein — its product is MPPPEGYDKNKAIALANLLLGKRLPYYYCACHEVHWMNYICFGRTHTNPLQYKCPLARPLDEVKVFDKNFFLKDGVGNQIVVSTLQSIKLDENGLPIIEEEQEQNQRKLKKSPTERLAKFLSQKSRTCSRGNGCFGSFRNDEP